The Meles meles chromosome 12, mMelMel3.1 paternal haplotype, whole genome shotgun sequence genome includes a window with the following:
- the INO80C gene encoding INO80 complex subunit C yields MAAQIPIVATTSTPGIARNSKKRPASPSHNGSSAGGYSASKKKKVSAAGFTQGISMEAMSENKMVPSDFSTGPVEKAAKPLPFKDPNFVHSGHGGAVAGKKNRTWKNLKQILASERALPWQLNDPNYFSIDAPPSFKPAKKYSDVSGLLANYTDPQSKLRFSTIEEFSYIRRLPSDVVTGYLALRKATSIVP; encoded by the exons ATGGCGGCTCAAATCCCAATTGTGGCCACCACTTCCACCCCGGGGATAGCCCGGAACAGCAAGAAGAGGCCAGCCAGTCCTTCCCACAACGGCAGCAGCGCTGGCGGTTACAGCgccagtaaaaagaaaaaagtgtccgCCGCCGGCTTTACGCAG GGTATCAGCATGGAAGCCATGAGCGAGAATAAGATGGTGCCCTCTGACTTCAGCACAGGACCTGTGGAAAAAGCTGCCAAGCCATTGCCATTTAAGGATCCAAACTTTGTG CACTCTGGCCACGGTGGCGCAGTCGCCGGCAAGAAGAACAGAACCTGGAAGAACCTGAAACAGATCCTCGCCTCTGAAAGGGCATTGCCGTGGCAACTGAACGATCCCAACT actTCAGTATTGATGCTCCTCCCTCCTTTAAACCAGCTAAGAAGTATTCTGATGTTTCAGGTCTTCTT GCCAACTACACGGACCCCCAGAGCAAGCTGCGGTTCAGCACCATCGAAGAGTTTTCCTACATCCGGAGGCTGCCCTCCGACGTCGTCACTGGCTACCTGGCCCTGAGGAAGGCCACAAGCATCGTTCCCTGA